A section of the Carya illinoinensis cultivar Pawnee chromosome 12, C.illinoinensisPawnee_v1, whole genome shotgun sequence genome encodes:
- the LOC122288985 gene encoding formin-like protein 20 isoform X1: protein MALFRRFFYRKPPDRLLEISERVYVFDCCFSTDVLEEDEYRVYMGGIVAQLQDHFPDASFMVFNFREGERRSQISDILSQYDMTVMDYPRQYEGCPLLPLEMIHHFLRSSESWLSLEGQQNVLLMHCERGGWPVLAFMLAGLLLYRKQYSGEQKTLDMVYKQAPKELLHLLSPLNPQPSQLRYLQYISRRNLGSDWPPSDTPLLLDCLILRVLPLFDGGKGCRPVIRVYGQDPSTPANRSSKLLFSTSKTKKNVRYYLKQAECMLVKIDIHCRVQGDIVLECIHLDEDLVHEEMIFIVMFHSAFVRSNILMLNRDEIDVPWDAKDQFPRDFSAEVLFSDADAVVPALTTVIASEGNEAEIASPEEFFEVEEIFSNVVDGQEGKGDLDPYAFQDCASDDGTHKRDVKLVSNIDAVKDIAVDDVKYKMDEKVGSDHLVKDIGVDDGDIKLDFILAAADMQPSMETKEVVEDLCGKLDEMGDKDDGGNSFTQKTLDSRVPQKKLTTDVPRQKSEKVLPNVPKKQPTLSTKPAADSVIAKQKTKQQESHAKLAKPNAVSRWIPPNKGSYTNSMHVSYPPSRYNSAPAALGANVPSKDSNAVPKLKASFDTPTAVVSTDGTNDLKSRKVDPVKPSGSTQEAVASCPPSLVPSIKDSYSSSQTQAQHISLQQVVPPPPPPPQHYSTPSFSTFPSMYPSSPSQPLQVGATPPPPPPPPPLPPKRQNSATMLLSPPPPPPPPPPPPPPPFVSTFTAPNLGVGVRTPPQPPPPPPVPPLYGAPPKLPPPFVSPPQPLLVARAPPPPPPPAHGAPPPPPPPPVRGAPPPPPPPPIRGAPNLAPSIVGVPLPPPPPPPLMHGAPPPPPPPPPPPPPIHGAPPPPPPPIGQGPPPTSRGAPPPPPPPGTRVPGPSAPPRPLGGVPPPPPPLGAKGPNAAADARGLSLGRVRGLSRPTGMGATTTAPRRSSLKPLHWSKVTRALQGSLWEELQRYGDSQIAPGFDVSELESLFSATVPKPADAGGKAGARRKSVGSKTDKVQLIDLRRANNTEIMLTKVKMPLSDMMAAVLAMDESVLDVDQVENLIKFCPTKEEMELLKGYTGDKENLGKCEQYFLELMKVPRVESKLRVFSFKIQFSSQISEFKKSLNTVNSACEEVRKSVKLKEVMKIILFIGNTLNQGTARGSAIGFKLDSLLKLTDTRASNSKMTLMHYLCKLLANNSPELLDFHLDFVSLEGASKIQLKSLAEEMQAIIKGLEKVRQELTASENDGPVSEVFHKTLKEFVGIAETEVTSVTNLYSVVGRNADALALYFGEDPARCPFEQVTATLLNFVRLFRKAHEENCKQAELEKKKAEKDAEMEKAKCINLTKKMAR from the exons ATGGCGCTGTTCAGAAGGTTCTTCTACCGCAAGCCTCCGGATCGGCTTCTTGAGATCTCCGAAAGGGTCTACG tGTTTGATTGTTGCTTCTCCACGGATGTCTTGGAAGAAGATGAGTACAGAGTGTACATGGGTGGCATTGTAGCTCAGTTACAGGACCACTTTCCTGATGCTTCTTTCATGGTGTTTAACTTTAGAGAAGGGGAGAGGCGAAGTCAAATTTCAGATATATTGTCTCAATATGACATGACAGTTATGGATTACCCTCGACAATATGAGGGGTGTCCTCTTCTGCCATTGGAGATGATCCACCACTTCCTTCGATCAAGTGAAAGTTGGTTGTCATTGGAAGGGCAACAAAATGTGCTGTTGATGCACTGTGAAAGAGGAGGATGGCCTGTGCTTGCATTCATGCTTGCAGGTCTTCTGTTATACCGAAAACAGTACAGTGGGGAGCAGAAGACTCTTGACATGGTTTACAAGCAAGCTCCAAAggaacttcttcatcttttgtcTCCTCTAAACCCACAGCCTTCTCAGCTGAGATATCTTCAATATATATCTAGAAGAAATTTAGGTTCTGATTGGCCTCCATCAGATACACCTTTACTTCTGGATTGCctgattctgagagtccttccACTATTTGATGGGGGAAAAGGTTGCAGGCCTGTTATACGTGTTTATGGTCAGGACCCTTCAACACCAGCTAATAGAAGTTCTAAGCTTTTGTTTTCAACTTCAAAGACGAAAAAGAATGTGCGCTACTATCTAAAG CAGGCAGAGTGTATGCTGGTGAAAATTGATATCCATTGCCGTGTTCAAGGGGATATTGTTCTTGAGTGCATCCATTTGGATGAAGATCTAGTACATGAGGAGATGATCTTCATAGTTATGTTCCACTCAGcatttgtgaggtcaaacattCTGATGCTCAACCGCGATGAAATTGATGTTCCGTGGGATGCCAAGGACCAATTCCCAAGGGACTTTAGCGCAGAG GTACTTTTTTCAGATGCTGATGCTGTTGTGCCTGCTCTTACTACAGTCATAGCCAGTGAAGGAAATGAGGCAGAAATTGCTTCACCTGAGGAATTTTTTGAGGTGGAAGAGATTTTTAGCAATGTGGTTGATGGGCAGGAAGGGAAGGGGGATTTGGATCCTTACGCATTTCAAGACTGTGCATCAGATGATGGAACCCACAAACGGGATGTAAAGTTGGTTTCTAATATTGATGCAGTGAAGGACATTGCTGTTGATGATGTGAAATATAAAATGGATGAGAAGGTGGGTTCTGATCATTTGGTGAAGGACATTGGTGTTGATGATGGTGATATCAAGCTAGATTTCATACTAGCTGCTGCTGATATGCAGCCAAGTATGGAAACCAAGGAAGTGGTGGAAGATTTGTGTGGCAAATTGGATGAGATGGGAGACAAAGATGATGGAGGAAACAGTTTTACACAGAAGACTTTAGATTCCAGGGTTCCCCAGAAAAAGTTGACTACTGATGTCCCCAGACAAAAATCAGAGAAAGTTCTACCTAATGTGCCTAAGAAACAGCCTACACTCAGTACAAAACCAGCTGCAGATTCAGTTATCGCCAAACAAAAGACTAAACAGCAGGAGTCTCATGCAAAACTGGCAAAGCCAAATGCAGTATCTAGGTGGATCCCTCCTAACAAAGGCTCTTATACTAATTCAATGCATGTATCATATCCACCATCAAGATATAACAGTGCGCCAGCTGCTCTTGGTGCTAATGTTCCTTCAAAGGATTCTAATGCAGTTCCCAAATTAAAAGCTTCTTTTGATACCCCCACTGCTGTGGTTTCAACTGATGGGACCAATGATCTGAAAAGTCGTAAGGTGGATCCTGTGAAGCCTTCAGGTTCTACCCAAGAGGCAGTTGCTTCATGCCCACCATCATTGGTACCATCAATTAAAGATTCATATTCATCCTCACAAACTCAAGCACAACATATTAGCCTGCAGCAAGTAGTTCCCCCTCCTCCCCCGCCACCACAACATTATAGCACCCCTTCGTTTTCAACCTTTCCATCCATGTATCCTTCATCGCCTTCCCAACCTTTGCAGGTGGGTGCcacacctccacctccacctccacctccacctctacCTCCTAAAAGGCAGAATAGTGCTACCATGCTTCTTTCACCACCTCCTCCGCCTCCGCCTCcgcctccccctccccctcctcctTTTGTGAGCACATTTACTGCACCAAACCTTGGAGTTGGAGTGCGCACTCCTCCTCagcctccacctccaccacccGTACCTCCTTTATATGGAGCTCCCCCAAAATTGCCTCCACCATTTGTATCCCCACCACAACCATTGCTCGTGGCAAGAGCCCCACCTCCACCACCCCCTCCAGCACATGGAGCCCCacctcctccaccaccacctccaGTTCGTGGAGCCCCacctcctccaccaccacctccaATTCGTGGAGCTCCAAATTTGGCCCCTTCAATAGTTGGAGTGCCACtgccacctccacctccacctcctttAATGCATGGAGCACCAccaccgccaccaccaccaccaccaccaccacctccaaTCCATGGAGCACCACCTCCTCCGCCACCTCCTATAGGTCAAGGCCCACCTCCCACATCACGTGGTGCACCACCCCCTCCACCTCCGCCTGGAACTCGTGTACCTGGCCCTTCGGCTCCACCCAGGCCTTTAGGTGGTGTACCTCCTCCACCTCCGCCATTAGGTGCCAAAGGACCAAATGCTGCAGCTGATGCAAGAGGCTTGTCTTTAGGGAGAGTGCGTGGGCTTTCACGTCCTACAGGGATGGGGGCGACTACTACAGCTCCTCGAAGATCCTCATTGAAGCCTTTGCATTGGAGCAAGGTAACCAGGGCTTTGCAAGGAAGTTTATGGGAAGAATTGCAAAGATATGGAGACTCTCAAAT TGCGCCGGGATTTGATGTGTCAGAGTTAGAGAGCCTTTTCTCTGCAACAGTTCCAAAACCTGCTGATGCAGGAGGTAAAGCTGGTGCACGGCGTAAATCTGTTGGATCCAAGACTGACAAAGTCCAGCTG ATTGACCTGAGGAGAGCCAACAACACTGAAATTATGCTTACAAAAGTTAAGATGCCGCTTTCTGATATGATG GctgcagttcttgcaatggatgaATCAGTATTAGATGTTGACCAGGTGGAGAATCTCATAAAATTTTGTCCCACCAAAGAGGAGATGGAACTTCTAAAG ggCTACACTGGTGACAAGGAGAACCTGGGAAAGTGCGAACAG TACTTTTTGGAGCTGATGAAAGTGCCTCGGGTTGAGTCGAAATTACGAGTATTCTCTTTCAAGATTCAGTTCAGCTCTCAG ATCTCAGAATTTAAAAAGAGTTTGAACACTGTAAATTCTGCATGTGAAGAG GTGAGGAAATCAGTCAAACTGAAGGAAGTTATGAAGATTATTCTTTTTATAGGGAATACATTGAACCAAGGAACTGCAAGGG GCTCTGCAATTGGATTCAAGTTGGACAGTCTTCTAAAGCTCACTGATACACGTGCTTCTAACAGTAAGATGACGCTCATGCATTATCTTTGCAAG CTTTTGGCGAATAATTCACCAGAACTTCTTGATTTTCACCTGGACTTCGTTAGCCTTGAAGGAGCATCTAAG ATACAATTGAAGTCTTTAGCAGAAGAAATGCAAGCTATAATCAAGGGACTAGAAAAGGTTAGGCAGGAGCTGACTGCATCCGAAAATGATGGTCCCGTATCTGAAGTTTTCCATAAG ACATTGAAAGAATTCGTTGGCATTGCTGAGACAGAGGTGACATCTGTTACAAATCTCTACTCTGTGGTG GGTAGAAATGCAGATGCACTTGCACTTTATTTTGGTGAGGATCCTGCCCGTTGCCCATTCGAGCAAG TGACAGCAACTCTTCTAAACTTTGTAAGGTTGTTTCGGAAAGCACATGAGGAGAATTGCAAACAGGCTGAACTGGAGAAAAAGAAAGCCGAGAAGGATGCCGAAATGGAGAAGGCAAAGTGCATTAACCTTACGAAGAAGATGGCGAGATAG
- the LOC122288985 gene encoding formin-like protein 20 isoform X4 encodes MALFRRFFYRKPPDRLLEISERVYVFDCCFSTDVLEEDEYRVYMGGIVAQLQDHFPDASFMVFNFREGERRSQISDILSQYDMTVMDYPRQYEGCPLLPLEMIHHFLRSSESWLSLEGQQNVLLMHCERGGWPVLAFMLAGLLLYRKQYSGEQKTLDMVYKQAPKELLHLLSPLNPQPSQLRYLQYISRRNLGSDWPPSDTPLLLDCLILRVLPLFDGGKGCRPVIRVYGQDPSTPANRSSKLLFSTSKTKKNVRYYLKQAECMLVKIDIHCRVQGDIVLECIHLDEDLVHEEMIFIVMFHSAFVRSNILMLNRDEIDVPWDAKDQFPRDFSAEVLFSDADAVVPALTTVIASEGNEAEIASPEEFFEVEEIFSNVVDGQEGKGDLDPYAFQDCASDDGTHKRDVKLVSNIDAVKDIAVDDVKYKMDEKVGSDHLVKDIGVDDGDIKLDFILAAADMQPSMETKEVVEDLCGKLDEMGDKDDGGNSFTQKTLDSRVPQKKLTTDVPRQKSEKVLPNVPKKQPTLSTKPAADSVIAKQKTKQQESHAKLAKPNAVSRWIPPNKGSYTNSMHVSYPPSRYNSAPAALGANVPSKDSNAVPKLKASFDTPTAVVSTDGTNDLKSRKVDPVKPSGSTQEAVASCPPSLVPSIKDSYSSSQTQAQHISLQQVVPPPPPPPQHYSTPSFSTFPSMYPSSPSQPLQVGATPPPPPPPPPLPPKRQNSATMLLSPPPPPPPPPPPPPPPFVSTFTAPNLGVGVRTPPQPPPPPPVPPLYGAPPKLPPPFVSPPQPLLVARAPPPPPPPAHGAPPPPPPPPVRGAPPPPPPPPIRGAPNLAPSIVGVPLPPPPPPPLMHGAPPPPPPPPPPPPPIHGAPPPPPPPIGQGPPPTSRGAPPPPPPPGTRVPGPSAPPRPLGGVPPPPPPLGAKGPNAAADARGLSLGRVRGLSRPTGMGATTTAPRRSSLKPLHWSKVTRALQGSLWEELQRYGDSQIAPGFDVSELESLFSATVPKPADAGGKAGARRKSVGSKTDKVQLIDLRRANNTEIMLTKVKMPLSDMMAAVLAMDESVLDVDQVENLIKFCPTKEEMELLKGYTGDKENLGKCEQYFLELMKVPRVESKLRVFSFKIQFSSQISEFKKSLNTVNSACEEVRKSVKLKEVMKIILFIGNTLNQGTARGSAIGFKLDSLLKLTDTRASNSKMTLMHYLCKLLANNSPELLDFHLDFVSLEGASKIQLKSLAEEMQAIIKGLEKVRQELTASENDGPVSEVFHKTLKEFVGIAETEVTSVTNLYSVVKCRCTCTLFW; translated from the exons ATGGCGCTGTTCAGAAGGTTCTTCTACCGCAAGCCTCCGGATCGGCTTCTTGAGATCTCCGAAAGGGTCTACG tGTTTGATTGTTGCTTCTCCACGGATGTCTTGGAAGAAGATGAGTACAGAGTGTACATGGGTGGCATTGTAGCTCAGTTACAGGACCACTTTCCTGATGCTTCTTTCATGGTGTTTAACTTTAGAGAAGGGGAGAGGCGAAGTCAAATTTCAGATATATTGTCTCAATATGACATGACAGTTATGGATTACCCTCGACAATATGAGGGGTGTCCTCTTCTGCCATTGGAGATGATCCACCACTTCCTTCGATCAAGTGAAAGTTGGTTGTCATTGGAAGGGCAACAAAATGTGCTGTTGATGCACTGTGAAAGAGGAGGATGGCCTGTGCTTGCATTCATGCTTGCAGGTCTTCTGTTATACCGAAAACAGTACAGTGGGGAGCAGAAGACTCTTGACATGGTTTACAAGCAAGCTCCAAAggaacttcttcatcttttgtcTCCTCTAAACCCACAGCCTTCTCAGCTGAGATATCTTCAATATATATCTAGAAGAAATTTAGGTTCTGATTGGCCTCCATCAGATACACCTTTACTTCTGGATTGCctgattctgagagtccttccACTATTTGATGGGGGAAAAGGTTGCAGGCCTGTTATACGTGTTTATGGTCAGGACCCTTCAACACCAGCTAATAGAAGTTCTAAGCTTTTGTTTTCAACTTCAAAGACGAAAAAGAATGTGCGCTACTATCTAAAG CAGGCAGAGTGTATGCTGGTGAAAATTGATATCCATTGCCGTGTTCAAGGGGATATTGTTCTTGAGTGCATCCATTTGGATGAAGATCTAGTACATGAGGAGATGATCTTCATAGTTATGTTCCACTCAGcatttgtgaggtcaaacattCTGATGCTCAACCGCGATGAAATTGATGTTCCGTGGGATGCCAAGGACCAATTCCCAAGGGACTTTAGCGCAGAG GTACTTTTTTCAGATGCTGATGCTGTTGTGCCTGCTCTTACTACAGTCATAGCCAGTGAAGGAAATGAGGCAGAAATTGCTTCACCTGAGGAATTTTTTGAGGTGGAAGAGATTTTTAGCAATGTGGTTGATGGGCAGGAAGGGAAGGGGGATTTGGATCCTTACGCATTTCAAGACTGTGCATCAGATGATGGAACCCACAAACGGGATGTAAAGTTGGTTTCTAATATTGATGCAGTGAAGGACATTGCTGTTGATGATGTGAAATATAAAATGGATGAGAAGGTGGGTTCTGATCATTTGGTGAAGGACATTGGTGTTGATGATGGTGATATCAAGCTAGATTTCATACTAGCTGCTGCTGATATGCAGCCAAGTATGGAAACCAAGGAAGTGGTGGAAGATTTGTGTGGCAAATTGGATGAGATGGGAGACAAAGATGATGGAGGAAACAGTTTTACACAGAAGACTTTAGATTCCAGGGTTCCCCAGAAAAAGTTGACTACTGATGTCCCCAGACAAAAATCAGAGAAAGTTCTACCTAATGTGCCTAAGAAACAGCCTACACTCAGTACAAAACCAGCTGCAGATTCAGTTATCGCCAAACAAAAGACTAAACAGCAGGAGTCTCATGCAAAACTGGCAAAGCCAAATGCAGTATCTAGGTGGATCCCTCCTAACAAAGGCTCTTATACTAATTCAATGCATGTATCATATCCACCATCAAGATATAACAGTGCGCCAGCTGCTCTTGGTGCTAATGTTCCTTCAAAGGATTCTAATGCAGTTCCCAAATTAAAAGCTTCTTTTGATACCCCCACTGCTGTGGTTTCAACTGATGGGACCAATGATCTGAAAAGTCGTAAGGTGGATCCTGTGAAGCCTTCAGGTTCTACCCAAGAGGCAGTTGCTTCATGCCCACCATCATTGGTACCATCAATTAAAGATTCATATTCATCCTCACAAACTCAAGCACAACATATTAGCCTGCAGCAAGTAGTTCCCCCTCCTCCCCCGCCACCACAACATTATAGCACCCCTTCGTTTTCAACCTTTCCATCCATGTATCCTTCATCGCCTTCCCAACCTTTGCAGGTGGGTGCcacacctccacctccacctccacctccacctctacCTCCTAAAAGGCAGAATAGTGCTACCATGCTTCTTTCACCACCTCCTCCGCCTCCGCCTCcgcctccccctccccctcctcctTTTGTGAGCACATTTACTGCACCAAACCTTGGAGTTGGAGTGCGCACTCCTCCTCagcctccacctccaccacccGTACCTCCTTTATATGGAGCTCCCCCAAAATTGCCTCCACCATTTGTATCCCCACCACAACCATTGCTCGTGGCAAGAGCCCCACCTCCACCACCCCCTCCAGCACATGGAGCCCCacctcctccaccaccacctccaGTTCGTGGAGCCCCacctcctccaccaccacctccaATTCGTGGAGCTCCAAATTTGGCCCCTTCAATAGTTGGAGTGCCACtgccacctccacctccacctcctttAATGCATGGAGCACCAccaccgccaccaccaccaccaccaccaccacctccaaTCCATGGAGCACCACCTCCTCCGCCACCTCCTATAGGTCAAGGCCCACCTCCCACATCACGTGGTGCACCACCCCCTCCACCTCCGCCTGGAACTCGTGTACCTGGCCCTTCGGCTCCACCCAGGCCTTTAGGTGGTGTACCTCCTCCACCTCCGCCATTAGGTGCCAAAGGACCAAATGCTGCAGCTGATGCAAGAGGCTTGTCTTTAGGGAGAGTGCGTGGGCTTTCACGTCCTACAGGGATGGGGGCGACTACTACAGCTCCTCGAAGATCCTCATTGAAGCCTTTGCATTGGAGCAAGGTAACCAGGGCTTTGCAAGGAAGTTTATGGGAAGAATTGCAAAGATATGGAGACTCTCAAAT TGCGCCGGGATTTGATGTGTCAGAGTTAGAGAGCCTTTTCTCTGCAACAGTTCCAAAACCTGCTGATGCAGGAGGTAAAGCTGGTGCACGGCGTAAATCTGTTGGATCCAAGACTGACAAAGTCCAGCTG ATTGACCTGAGGAGAGCCAACAACACTGAAATTATGCTTACAAAAGTTAAGATGCCGCTTTCTGATATGATG GctgcagttcttgcaatggatgaATCAGTATTAGATGTTGACCAGGTGGAGAATCTCATAAAATTTTGTCCCACCAAAGAGGAGATGGAACTTCTAAAG ggCTACACTGGTGACAAGGAGAACCTGGGAAAGTGCGAACAG TACTTTTTGGAGCTGATGAAAGTGCCTCGGGTTGAGTCGAAATTACGAGTATTCTCTTTCAAGATTCAGTTCAGCTCTCAG ATCTCAGAATTTAAAAAGAGTTTGAACACTGTAAATTCTGCATGTGAAGAG GTGAGGAAATCAGTCAAACTGAAGGAAGTTATGAAGATTATTCTTTTTATAGGGAATACATTGAACCAAGGAACTGCAAGGG GCTCTGCAATTGGATTCAAGTTGGACAGTCTTCTAAAGCTCACTGATACACGTGCTTCTAACAGTAAGATGACGCTCATGCATTATCTTTGCAAG CTTTTGGCGAATAATTCACCAGAACTTCTTGATTTTCACCTGGACTTCGTTAGCCTTGAAGGAGCATCTAAG ATACAATTGAAGTCTTTAGCAGAAGAAATGCAAGCTATAATCAAGGGACTAGAAAAGGTTAGGCAGGAGCTGACTGCATCCGAAAATGATGGTCCCGTATCTGAAGTTTTCCATAAG ACATTGAAAGAATTCGTTGGCATTGCTGAGACAGAGGTGACATCTGTTACAAATCTCTACTCTGTGGTG AAATGCAGATGCACTTGCACTTTATTTTGGTGA